Proteins encoded together in one Streptomyces sp. TLI_171 window:
- a CDS encoding prolipoprotein diacylglyceryl transferase family protein — MTAQIATDYLGLALPVMLAVYRIGCLVGGCCYGRPSPGGITYDSELVVAARTRWRRFDPGPAPNERVLPLQLVDSGINIVIAAALFMLAANVPPPVPLLPAFLGSYSAARLAMERLRGHRHRPIYGPLSEAQWTALIVIAASGIWMGVVV; from the coding sequence ATGACCGCCCAAATCGCGACGGATTATCTCGGATTGGCCCTCCCTGTAATGCTGGCTGTCTATCGCATCGGTTGTCTGGTGGGCGGGTGTTGCTATGGGCGGCCCAGTCCGGGGGGTATCACATACGACTCCGAGCTTGTCGTAGCGGCGCGAACACGATGGCGTCGATTCGATCCTGGCCCAGCGCCCAATGAGCGGGTCCTGCCCCTACAGCTCGTCGATTCTGGCATTAATATCGTAATCGCAGCGGCGCTGTTCATGCTCGCCGCGAATGTTCCGCCTCCGGTGCCCCTGCTTCCCGCATTCCTCGGGTCCTATAGCGCAGCCCGCCTAGCGATGGAGCGCTTGCGTGGACACCGACACCGCCCCATATACGGTCCCTTGTCTGAGGCGCAATGGACAGCACTAATTGTGATCGCTGCCTCGGGCATTTGGATGGGGGTAGTAGTGTAA